The region CCAGCAGAGCCTTTTCCCTCATTTCATAAAGATACCGCTCTTTGTCCTGCTTTAAGAAAATTTCTTCCGCCGTTAGAGCTTTACGAATTGCAGGTTCACTCATAGCGATCTCCTCCATTTCCTGTGGACTTGCGTTGGAAAGGTACATGAGCCATTTGTCGAGACGTGTCCTGGGCGGAATGCTGAGCGCCTTCCATTTGGACAGTTCCAAAAAGTGAAGTTCCATATCTCGATTGAGTCTATACCCAGTTTGGGCTTCATACAAAGAAAACATACTATGATACTTATCCATATTGGGCAGGAAATTGAAATTCAAAACATTGACGGTTACGGTACGCGACAGGTCTTTATATTTTTGCCCCTTCTGAAGCTGCCCTTGATACAGTCTAGCCCAGTAATACAGCGTTCTCTTATCAATATCAAACTGATTAGCAATTTGCACTTCTATGTTAATTATACTGCCGTCACTGCCCTTGCCCAGAATATCAAGCCGTGACAATTTATCAGTTATATGCTCGGGGTCCAGTTCACGTTCAGCCAGGGTAATGTCTGCCAATTCATCCCGTCCATCGGGCGACAGAACTGAATTTAGAAAACTCAATAGAATTTCCTTGTTTTCCTCGCGGCCAAATACCCACTTAAACAAGTAATCATTGATACGGTTTAGATTCCAATCCATTCTTACCCCTCCTGTTTTTATTATACCAGATATTCACAGAAAAACTACCGTATACAGCGCAAGATGCTTTATACCAATTTCTCATTGCCAATTTAAAATCAAAATTACGTTCCAATTTTGAAATCGTGCAAGGCCTGATACCTTGTTTTCACTGTGACAAAAAAGGAACGTCCCCGCTGTCATCTAAAAATACAGTAGCTATCAGCTTATAGTGCTTACCATCAAGTTCATACTCATCACCAAAGCTTATTACAAAATAAATTTGCCCATTTACCCGATAATTGCCTAATGGTAACTGAATGTACTTTTTTTCATATTCCGGATCAGTAATAGTAAAATTTCTATAGCTAATACCATCATAACTAAAACTGGCAGCTATTTTCCGCTTATTATTCCATGGTAGAACATGAATATGTATAATAACATTTTCTGGTTTAATAAGCTTAAGTGAACCCATATTAACTGCTTGTGTGCGCAGATCATCACTGGCAACAGCCCTATCATGGTTATAAAAAATATAACGCTCCTTGCATGGTTTACACAATCTAATAACCTCTTGCAATGTGGAGCGTCGTATCTTTTTCCAATGATATCTATCGTCAATTATCCAATTTTCCGGTTGATAATAATTTGGTTGCCTCGCTTTACAAATAACTTTAACTACATCAAGCACACTAGTTGACGAGCCATCATAGTACCTCATATGTTCTTCTGTTATAGCTTGTTTGATTGACATATCTTCCGAAATAACTCTTATCCATTCTCCTGTCCTAATATCAATGCCTGCCACGCAATAATGTCCCATTTTTCTTGATTTTGTGAGCATAATCATGGTTTTCTCCATCAAAATCACTCCTCGCAGCACTGCTAATAAGACACTGCCTCCTTCTTTTGCATGTATCTAAAGCCTATCTCTGCGTTCTTCTTCCTATAGGCCTCGTGAAGTAATTGCTCATAGCCCAATTCTTCTCTAGAATCTTCTTGTCCTAAATCAAGTATTATCTGCTTTACATCGGCAAACTTTTCCGGGAAATACAACATAACTAATTTTTTTTCCAATTCTTGATGAGAAACAACATTTTCATCATGTAAAATATGCCTGACATCCATACCGTGCTTACGGAATGCCCTTGCGACAAGGCTAAAACGATGACATTCCAAAGGATCTTTTTCCGTACACATTATGGCAATAATCATGGCTTTCTTTAACCCTTGCTTGACTCTGTCTATCCCCTTAAGAAAAAGAGCCGACCGCTCAGTTTTTTCAAAATCTAAGTATCCATTAGTATAAAGTGAAAGATCTTCGCGTCTAGCGCCAAACTCTTCTCCCATAGGAACATACGAAATATCATGGTTAAATAAAAACCGTTTCAGCTCATTTTGATTAAACTGAGGCGTATGTTTACTATATGGTACACTACGCACATCCACAACGCAATTAATACCGCTTTTCTGTAAAAGTCTTAAAAAGAACTCAGCCGAAGCATTGGAATGTCCGATAGTATAAATAAAATTATTGTTCACTGCCGATCACCTCCTTTTTTATCTTTCATTATCGCCACTGCATATCTGCATATTATAAATGCACTGTTGACAAATCAGGGACTATTTTTGTTATATATTCAGCTGCTAAGCGCCGATGGCAATGCTGTGCAGTAGCTTCTGCACATAACAAACAGCCATTATTAAAAAGCGCAGACTCCAGCCTGTCCAATGGTTGCCGTTCGGCTAACAATTGCAGATAACGCCGTTCATACTCAGACCAATTTATTTTTTTGTTTTTATAGTCATCTAAAATACCTTTTGTAGGGGCTAATTCCGGCAAATAAACATAATCAATTCCCGCAATCTTTTGCAAAAAATATTCGAAGTCGGGCACTTTCGTAAATCCGGCAAGTTGCGAAGTATTGTTAAGCCGAATATCGATAATTCTTTCTACCTTACTGGTGATTAGCAACTCAAAAAAACAACGCGCGCTCTTTTTACTAAAGCCGATTGTATATAAATTTTGGTTAGCCACAACTATCTCCTTTTAATTTGAACTCATCTGTATAATTTCATTCTATACCAATTTGGCCTTAATGTTCAATGCCTTCGACAACTTTCATCCCCGTTACCGATTTGGCGAAAAACCTAGCTAAAATTGAGTCTATTTGCTTTGAGCAGGACACTCCCCGCCTATATTAAAAACGGCGCCAATTATTTGGTCATTACGAGCCAAGACCAATTTGAACGCCTAAAACAACAACTGGCACTCTATAAGCGGCTTTAACCGCCGAAAGCAGGCTTCGCCTCGCCGTGCAAGACCCAATGCCTCGTTTTTAATGTGACAAAAAAGGAACGTCCCCGTTGTCACCCTATTAGACAAAAGAACCGTCACCATGTCTCCCGGCTGCTAAAAATGGCATACCACTTGAAGATGTTTTATCAAGATTTAAAGTTGCATAGGGATAAGTCTAACTTATCATCTGTAAAATTATGTTAATAATTTTGCTCATTTATAGATAATATTATATGATTATATCCCAACTAACCGGCGTGCCGCGTTTAACTGCCCGGGTAACTTTTTTGTCCAATAATACATCATAATATTTTGGCGCAAGACCAAGCCCGGGGCGGATAGCTCTTAGGTTTTCCGGCGTAAACTCTTCCCCTGCCACCATGTCTTTCACCACATAAAGCGAACGGCGAAATACGAGTGACTTTTTTTCTTTCTCCGTAGGCCCATAGCTTATCTTGCCCAATGCCTGCCAGGCCCGCTTGGTTTCCTCAACTAGTATTTTCATTTCATCAGGCTCTAAAGAAAAGGCCGCATCCACCCCGCCCTCGGCGCGCGATAAGGTTAAGTGTTTTTCAATTACTGTCGCCCCGAGCGCTACGGCGGCCACCGCCGCCCCGATGCCTAAGGTATGGTCGGACAACCCTACTTCGCAACCAAATAGTTCTCTCATGTGAGGTATGGTCAAAAGATTGGATTCTTCCGGACTGGCCGGATAGGTGCTGGTACATTTAAGTAGTATCAGGTCTTTGCAACCGGCCTCCCGCGCTGTCCTTACAGCCTCATCAATCTCTGCTAAAGTTGCCATGCCAGTAGACATGATTATGGGTTTGCCTGTACTCGCCACTTTGCGGATGAGTGGCAAATCCACATTTTCAAATGAAGCAATTTTGTAGCACGGGACGTCGAGGCTCTCCAAAAAGTCCACTGCCGTAGCATCGAACGGCGTACTGAAAGGGACAATACCGAGCTCCCGGCACCGGTCAAAAATGGGCTTGTGCCACTCCCACGGAGTATATGCTTCCTGATACAGTTTATATAAAGATTTTCCTTGCCACAGACTTTTGTCGTCACTTATGAAAAACTCACGTTCGGCCATGTCAATCGTCATGGTGTCCGCAGTATAGGTCTGCAGCTTAAGGGCATGCACGCCGGCTTTGGCCGCCGCCTCGACAATGGCGAGCGCTCTTTCTAGCGACTGATTGTGGTTGCCGGACAGCTCGGCAATGATGAAGGGGGGATTATGTTTACCAATCGGCAATTTTTCCATGTTAAGTCCCATGTCTATACCTCACCGAAACAGGTTTTGTATAGTCTGTTTTTTATTTCCTGCCATTTTTCTTGAAAATGTCCGTAGCAAATTACATCTTCAAACCGGCCATTTTTAAATATATGTTTTTTTAGGCATCCTTCTTGCTCGAACCCCAGTTTCAAATGATATTTCTGGCTTATAGCATTGCTGCTGAGAACTTCACCGCACAGTTTGTTAAAATGCATGTTGTCAAAGACTTTCTCCAATGCCAAAAACCCCATTGCCCTGCCACTGCCCGGCGGCGCGCTGGTATCTCCAACGTAAAAGCCCCAGTAACACCGCCTGTTATGTAAATCTATTTTACTTAAGTTCACCACCCCTGTTGGCACTTTGTTTACTTCAAATATGAATATTTGCGTATTTATATCCCCTGTCACTATTTTTTCAAACCATTTAACATGTTCTTCCCAGGTTATAACATGGTCGGAAAACATGGCGGCACGGATACGTTGTGAGCTGCGCCATTGAAATACTTGTCCAAGATCATTTTCCAACATGGGGCGGAGCCGACATTCTGCATATCTAGGCATAATTTTTCATCACCACGTCCAAAACCAAATTGCTGCCAGCTGTATTGTCCAGCAGTGAAAAAGCTTTGACACTAATGCTCCGGACTAATTCGGCATCATTGAGTAATTTTTGAACAGTTGCCTGCAGGTCTTCTACCCTTACTGCACAGGCTTTTCCTAAAACAATAGCCGCTCCTATGCTTTCTAGTTTTCTGGCTATATTTCCTTGGTTTTCGGCCAGGATAAGTAAAACCGCCGGCAGCCCCGTACAGCACCGTTCCCAAGTAGTCGTTCCCCCGGCCCCAAAAGCAAGATCAGCGTTAGCCATCAGCACCGCCATATTATCTACCTGACAATGCAAAGTCACTTGCGGCATATCCTGGCAGAAGGCAGCAATTTCTTCTTTGTGCGGATTTGAGCTGCCTACAACCACGTCCACGGCAATGTCTGGCCGATCAAGCATTTTTATCGCTTTTAACGCCTTGAGCGTTTCATTGGTCGGATCACTGCCCCCGAAAAAGACCAGTATCCGCCGCACCGTGCCGTCCCGCTGCCTAAGGCTTTGACGCGCACGGTAAAACTCCGGCCGAAGCAGCGCATATTTCGGCCCCAATAGCTTTACCGCTCCCGGTGGTACGAGGCCGTCATAGCGCTTTTCCATGTTTTCGTATAAATTTTGGTCAAGCAATAGATCGCAGTCATGCGTCCGATCAGCCAGATCATCGATGACCATTATTTTTTTAGTATATGGCCGCAGCGACTTTTCCCAGCGCGCATCAAGGGCATAGTGATCAACAATCAGCCAATCCACTGGTCGATCAAACTTTGCTTTAAGTACTGCCGCCGTGTCCTTAGCGTCCTGCTGCCAGCTTGTCCCCAGCCAGGCGGCATGGGGAACGGAGTCATCCGGCTCTGGCCCGTCCTGCCGCTGAGGCAAATAGACGACTTCATGTCCTTTGTCACGGACCAGCCCGCCGATATTGCCGGCAAAGTCCCGGCAAATAAAGAGCGTGCGGCAGCCTTTTTCTTTTAAGGCATTTGCCAGCGTCAGGCAGCGCATGACATGGCCTGTTCCTATTTCCCTGGATGAGTCGGTGCGAAAGACGATATCCATATATGTCACCTTAGCGGGTTATACTTTCAAAATTTCTTTTGTTCAACATGGGCATTGATATAATACCAGTCAGAATGCCTGTCAAATACAGCTAGAACATCTTCCACTGTAAAGTCCGGCTTATCAGGATAAAGCTCTAAAAGAATTTTTTCTATCAGCCTAAAATCGTCGCTTGTATCAACAGTACAACGGTGCCGGCTTTGATCCGTTATGTAGACAACATTTTTTAATTTAAAAAGCTCAGGATGGTTGTATATATATGGTGTAACGTGTTCCCGCTCCGGCGTCGCCGTTGCTTCTTTAAAGGCTTGCTCCAGGGCAACAAAAGAAAATACCTCAGTATCCATCCCCCGCGGGTAGGTTCTGACCAGGGTATTGGAGACGTAGTCGCATCCATCGCATGTGATAAATGTGTCAATAACTTTATCCACTACTTCAGAATCAATCAGCGGGCAGTCGGACGTCACTCTAACCACGATATCAGCTCGCGCTTCGCAGGCGGCATAATAGTAACGGGAAAGTACGTCATCCTCAGATCCACGATAGCAAAGAACATTGAGTCGTTGGCATAGTTCTACAATCGGTTCGTCCACAGCATTCACAGTAGTAGCAATTACTATATCATCCGCTTTTTTAGTTCTTTTCAGGCGCTCAATATGATATTCCAACAGCGGCTTACCCAACACTTCTTTAAGGACTTTGCCGGGCAACCTTGTTGAAGACATGCGCGCTTGGCTGATAATCACTGTTTTCACGCTAGCACCTGCCTAAGGATGTCGATCACGTATTTCTGTTCTTTCGCATCCAAAGAATAATACATTGGCAGACTAACCGCTTCCTGGTAATAACTTTCAGCTGCCGGAAAATCTCCCAGCCTGAAACCAAGCCGCCGGTAATAAGGCTGGGTATGAACCGGAATATAGTGAACATTGACACCTATCCCCCGCGCCCGCAGTGCGTCAAAGACTTCCCGCCGGCTTTTCCCGGTTTGGCCAGCATCGACCCGCACGACATACAAGTGCCAGGCCGACTGGCCGTCCGGGTCTTGCCAGTGCAATACGAGCGGCAGACCGGCCAGCTCCCTGTTATACCGTGCGGCAATCTCGGTCCGGCGCGCGACAAACCGGTCAAGTTTTGCCAACTGACTTAGTCCCAGGGCAGCCTGTATATCAGTCATCCGGTAGTTATAGCCCAAGGTCGTTTGTTCGTAATACCAGCCGCCAGGCGGCTCATATTCCATCCGCGCCGGGTCGCGGGTGATGCCATGGCTGCGCAGCAGCAGGAGTTTCCGGTATAAGTCCTCGCGGTTTGTCAGTACCATCCCGCCTTCGCCAGTGGTTATGATTTTTACCGGATGGAAACTGAAAACTACCATATCTGAATAAGTACAGGAACCGATGGGATAGCCCTTGTATCTTCCGCCAATGGCATGGGACGCGTCTTCAATAATAGTAATGCCGTGTTTACGAGCTAAATCGCCTATTTCGTCCATTCGGCAAGACTGGCCGGCAAAATGTACCGGTATAATAACTTTGGGTATTTTCCCTTTTCGGGTCGCTTTAAGAAGCTTGTCCATCAGTTTTTGTGCGCACATGTTGTATGTACGTTCGTCAATGTCTACAAAGTCGACATCCGCCCCGCAATATAGGGCACAGTTCGCTGACGCCACAAAAGTATTTGGTGATGTCCACAGAAGATCTCCCGGCCCCAGACCGGCTGCCAGACAAGCAATGTGCAGAGCAGACGTAGCGCTGTTTACGGCAACGGCATATTTGGCGCCGCAGTAAGCAGCCACGGCTTTTTCAAACCGCTCGATCGCCGGCCCCTGGGTTAAGAAGTCAGAGCGCAATATGTCCACAACGGCCTGAGTATCATCCTTGCCCACCGTTTGCCGGGCATAAGGGATATTTTTCATTTATACCAGCTCCCTTAATTCTTCTACCGTTAAGAAATGCGCATTTGTATCGGAATTATATTCAAAGCCTTGGGGTACAGGGATGCCAGTTTCCCCTAAGGGGTTTTTCGTAAAATCTACATGGGTTTGGAAAGTAATTGACGGCTGAATTACGTAATGATCGGCAAATTCAAGGGTCAAATGGGAATCATCCGCCGGGCACATGACTTCGTGCAGTTTTTCACCAGGGCGGATGCCGATAATTTTATGAGGTACCTCAGGCGCAATGGCTTTAGCTAAATCGACAATGCGGCTCGATGGTATCTTGGGAACAAATATTTCGCCGCCTTGCATCCGGGCGAAAGATTTTAAAACAAAGTCAACTCCCTGTTCCAGAGTAATCCAGAAGCGAGTCATACGCACGTCAGTAATGGGTAGTTCTTTGGCCCCCTCAGCAACCAGTTTTTTAAACAGCGGTACAACAGAGCCCCGGGAGCCTACAACATTGCCGTAGCGCACTACAGCAAAGCGGGTGTTCTGACTGCCGACAATGTTATTGGCGGCGGTAAACAACTTGTCGGAGCATAATTTAGTCGCACCGTACAGGTTTATCGGGTTAGCGGCTTTGTCGGTAGAAAGGGCAATTATTTTTTCTACCTTGTTAGCAATGGCAGCCTTGATTACGTTTTCGGCGCCGTGGATATTGGTCTTGATACATTCCATAGGGTTATATTCTGCTGCCGGTACTTGTTTTAAGGCTGCAGCGTGGACAACATAGTCCACTCCCCGCATGGCCTGGATTAACCGCTCACCGTCCCGTACGTCGCCGATAAAAAAGCGCAGGGATTGGTAAAAAAATTCTTGTTGCATTTCGTACTGTTTAAGTTCGTCGCGGGAGTAAACGACAACCCTTCGGGGACTAAATCGCGACAATAATGTGCGGACAAACTGCCGTCCGAAAGAGCCTGTACCGCCTGTTATCAGAATAGACTTATTATTAAACATAGCTACACCACTCTCAACTCAATGTTAATGTACTTGTCCGGTTTCAAAACTGCCCTCGATCTCCTTGTTTAATGCCTGAAACGAAGGAATGATTTCATATAGAAGGACATCATTGAGCCAAACCCGGTCCTGACTTTCCATTGCCTCCTGCAGCATAACAATTTGCCTCAATAAATTCTGCTTCACCAAAATAAGCTGCTCCGCATTGTAATACCAATCCTGATGTTTACTAACAACATTCAAAGTATCGACAATAAACTGCAAACCATCCAAAAGTTGAGAAAAATTACTCCAAGTATGCTGGCTCGCTCCTTGATAAAATTCATCTACCGTTGCCTCTATTTCCGGAACAGCACGTACTAAATAATCTTGCATTGAAATGATGGCATCATCAATTAATTCTTTTAAAGTCTTTATTCTAACAATAATTGTTTTAATATCTTCCAAATTGGCAACTATATATTGGTCATAGTCATGATACACTTTTACGCCGTCGATTTCCAAACAGCTTAAATGCTGATCCGAATTAGCCAGTATTTGGTTTATTTGTTCAAATACTCCTTCGACCGCCGTAACTTGATTATCGCATTCAAAGACCTTATCCAATATTTTAATTTGCATACTCCTACTCCTATATTAAAAATAATAGCAGTCTCTTTATTTTGCGCTGTTCCGCAATTTGGAACTTAAACAAGGGAACTTGTCCTAAGCCCGATAATCAATTTTTTGTCTTTAAAAAAACGTAAATTAATCACCCGTCTATCTTGCTTTCTTCTGCTGAATATGCTGGTTAATAGATTGCATTTGTGGATTCTGCTGCAAATAACGGGTAATATCATATAAATCAAATGCAGGTTTTACAGGATACAGCGCCTCATAAATATTTCGTATTAAAGTGTAGTCTTCCTCAGTATCAAGGGTTAAACGGTATTCAGGATGGCGCAGAAAATGCGGAGCTTCAACATTAGACAGATGATATCTTTCAGGGTGTTCATAAAAATATAACGAAACATGTTCACGTACAGCCGGGTCATTAACTTTCTGTTCAACTTGCCGCAAATCCTTGGTCCGGAAAACTTCTACACTAAAACCTAATGGATAGGTCCTGACCAATTGGTTGGCCGCATAATCAATATAAGGATGCTCCAGCATACGTTCGATAACCCGGTCAATCGTCTCACAGTCGATAAGCGGACAGTCGCTGGTAATCTGTACAATAAAATCGGTATCATTCGCTTCGGCTGCTTCCACGGTCCTTAGCAGAACATCTTCTTCACTGCCCCGGTAATACTTAACCTCCTGAGATTTGGCCGTTTCCACCACTATATCATCAGTGTTATTCGTAGTAGTGGCAATAACAATTTCATTTAAATATTTCGATCTTTTTAGTCTTTCTATTAACCGTACCAAAGCAGGTTCTCCCGCTAAATCCATTAACACCTTCCCTGGTAAACGGGATGATGTCATGCGTGTAGCGACAATCGCATTAAATTTCATTTAACAATACCTCCCTGATAAATCCTGCTACTCGTTCTGTTGAACGTCCATCCAACCAAATCAGGTTTTTCGGCAGGTTTATAGTTTTGCTGTCCTGCCCATTAATGCCGATATCCAGTATTAATTCTAAATCTTGATAGGAATCGATCAGTCTTGTTAAGCCAAGTTTATTCGTAACACACATATCTGCCTGCCGCAAATCAGGCTGATAACTTATTGCCGGAATCCCCATAAGCACAGCATAGAGCAACCCTATTGTGTTCATGCCGATAATCAGGTCATACTCCGGCATAATATCGGTTAAATTGCCTTGCACGGCAATATTACAATACTTCTTTTGAAAATTTATATCATCTTTAGGATGAAATTTAACATATAAGGAATAGTTGCCGTTTCCCTGCAGCGCCCGGATA is a window of Sporomusaceae bacterium ACPt DNA encoding:
- the pseC gene encoding UDP-4-amino-4,6-dideoxy-N-acetyl-beta-L-altrosamine transaminase, whose translation is MKNIPYARQTVGKDDTQAVVDILRSDFLTQGPAIERFEKAVAAYCGAKYAVAVNSATSALHIACLAAGLGPGDLLWTSPNTFVASANCALYCGADVDFVDIDERTYNMCAQKLMDKLLKATRKGKIPKVIIPVHFAGQSCRMDEIGDLARKHGITIIEDASHAIGGRYKGYPIGSCTYSDMVVFSFHPVKIITTGEGGMVLTNREDLYRKLLLLRSHGITRDPARMEYEPPGGWYYEQTTLGYNYRMTDIQAALGLSQLAKLDRFVARRTEIAARYNRELAGLPLVLHWQDPDGQSAWHLYVVRVDAGQTGKSRREVFDALRARGIGVNVHYIPVHTQPYYRRLGFRLGDFPAAESYYQEAVSLPMYYSLDAKEQKYVIDILRQVLA
- the kdsB_1 gene encoding 8-amino-3,8-dideoxy-manno-octulosonate cytidylyltransferase, which gives rise to MKTVIISQARMSSTRLPGKVLKEVLGKPLLEYHIERLKRTKKADDIVIATTVNAVDEPIVELCQRLNVLCYRGSEDDVLSRYYYAACEARADIVVRVTSDCPLIDSEVVDKVIDTFITCDGCDYVSNTLVRTYPRGMDTEVFSFVALEQAFKEATATPEREHVTPYIYNHPELFKLKNVVYITDQSRHRCTVDTSDDFRLIEKILLELYPDKPDFTVEDVLAVFDRHSDWYYINAHVEQKKF
- the murG_2 gene encoding UDP-N-acetylglucosamine--N-acetylmuramyl-(pentapeptide) pyrophosphoryl-undecaprenol N-acetylglucosamine transferase produces the protein MDIVFRTDSSREIGTGHVMRCLTLANALKEKGCRTLFICRDFAGNIGGLVRDKGHEVVYLPQRQDGPEPDDSVPHAAWLGTSWQQDAKDTAAVLKAKFDRPVDWLIVDHYALDARWEKSLRPYTKKIMVIDDLADRTHDCDLLLDQNLYENMEKRYDGLVPPGAVKLLGPKYALLRPEFYRARQSLRQRDGTVRRILVFFGGSDPTNETLKALKAIKMLDRPDIAVDVVVGSSNPHKEEIAAFCQDMPQVTLHCQVDNMAVLMANADLAFGAGGTTTWERCCTGLPAVLLILAENQGNIARKLESIGAAIVLGKACAVRVEDLQATVQKLLNDAELVRSISVKAFSLLDNTAGSNLVLDVVMKNYA
- the kdsB_2 gene encoding 8-amino-3,8-dideoxy-manno-octulosonate cytidylyltransferase, coding for MKFNAIVATRMTSSRLPGKVLMDLAGEPALVRLIERLKRSKYLNEIVIATTTNNTDDIVVETAKSQEVKYYRGSEEDVLLRTVEAAEANDTDFIVQITSDCPLIDCETIDRVIERMLEHPYIDYAANQLVRTYPLGFSVEVFRTKDLRQVEQKVNDPAVREHVSLYFYEHPERYHLSNVEAPHFLRHPEYRLTLDTEEDYTLIRNIYEALYPVKPAFDLYDITRYLQQNPQMQSINQHIQQKKAR
- the pseI gene encoding Pseudaminic acid synthase is translated as MGLNMEKLPIGKHNPPFIIAELSGNHNQSLERALAIVEAAAKAGVHALKLQTYTADTMTIDMAEREFFISDDKSLWQGKSLYKLYQEAYTPWEWHKPIFDRCRELGIVPFSTPFDATAVDFLESLDVPCYKIASFENVDLPLIRKVASTGKPIIMSTGMATLAEIDEAVRTAREAGCKDLILLKCTSTYPASPEESNLLTIPHMRELFGCEVGLSDHTLGIGAAVAAVALGATVIEKHLTLSRAEGGVDAAFSLEPDEMKILVEETKRAWQALGKISYGPTEKEKKSLVFRRSLYVVKDMVAGEEFTPENLRAIRPGLGLAPKYYDVLLDKKVTRAVKRGTPVSWDIII
- the pseB gene encoding UDP-N-acetylglucosamine 4,6-dehydratase (inverting) → MFNNKSILITGGTGSFGRQFVRTLLSRFSPRRVVVYSRDELKQYEMQQEFFYQSLRFFIGDVRDGERLIQAMRGVDYVVHAAALKQVPAAEYNPMECIKTNIHGAENVIKAAIANKVEKIIALSTDKAANPINLYGATKLCSDKLFTAANNIVGSQNTRFAVVRYGNVVGSRGSVVPLFKKLVAEGAKELPITDVRMTRFWITLEQGVDFVLKSFARMQGGEIFVPKIPSSRIVDLAKAIAPEVPHKIIGIRPGEKLHEVMCPADDSHLTLEFADHYVIQPSITFQTHVDFTKNPLGETGIPVPQGFEYNSDTNAHFLTVEELRELV